Proteins encoded within one genomic window of Tamandua tetradactyla isolate mTamTet1 chromosome 11, mTamTet1.pri, whole genome shotgun sequence:
- the LOC143650665 gene encoding 52 kDa repressor of the inhibitor of the protein kinase-like: MPNFCAAPNCTRKSTQSDLAFFRFPRDPARCQKWVENCRRADLEDKTPSQLNKHYRLCAKHFETSRISPYRTVLRDNAIPTIFDLTSHLNNPHSRHRKRIKELSEDEIRTLKQKKIDETSEQEQKHKETNNGSAQNPSAEEGGKEQDEDILPLTLEEKENKEYLRSLFEILILMGKQNIPLDGHEADELPEGLFTPDNFQALLECRINSGEEVLRKRFETTAVNTLFCSKTQQKQMLEICESCIREETLREVRDSHFFSIITDDVVDIAGEEHLPVLVRFVDESHNLREEFVGFLPYEADAEILAVKFHTTITEKWGLNMEYCRGQAYIVSSGFSSKMKVVASRFLEKYPQAVYTLCSSCALNMWLAKSVPVMGVSVALGTIEEVSSFFHRSPQLLLELDNVISVLFQSNEERGNELKEICHSQWTGRHDAFEILVELLQVLVLCLDGINSDTNIRWNNCIAGRAFVLCSAITDFYFIVTIVVLKNVLSFTRAFGKNLQGQTSDVFLAASSLTAVLHSLNEVMENIEVYHEFWFEEATNLATKLDIHMKLPGKFRRAQQANLESQLTSESYYKETLSAPTVEHIIQELKDIFSEQHLRALKCLSLVPSVMGQLKFNTSEEHHADMYRSDLPNPDTLSAELHCWRIKWKHRGKDIELPSTIYEALHLPDIKFFPNVYALLKVLRILPVMKVENERYENGRKHLKAYLRNTLTDQRSSNLALLNINFDIKHDLDLMVDTYIKLYTTKSELPTSNSDTIENT, from the exons ATGCCGAACTTCTGCGCTGCCCCCAACTGCACGCGGAAGAGCACACAGTCCGACCTGGCCTTCTTCAGGTTCCCGCGGGACCCGGCCAGATGCCAGAAGTGGGTGGAGAATTGTAGGAGAGCAGACTTGGAAGATAAAACACCCAGTCAGCTAAATAAACATTATCGGTTATGTGCCAAACACTTTGAGACCTCTAGGATC AGTCCTTATAGGACAGTTCTTCGAGATAATGCTATACCAACAATATTTGATCTTACCAGTCATTTGAACAATCCACATAGTAGGCACAGAAAACGAATAAAAGAATTGAGTGAAGATGAAATCAGgacactgaaacagaaaaaaattgatgaaacttCTGAGCAGGAgcaaaaacataaagaaacaaacaacggCAGTGCTCAGAACCCAAGTGCAGAAGAAGGGGGCAAAGAACAGGATGAAGATATTTTACCTTTAACtcttgaagagaaggaaaacaaagaataccTAAgatctttatttgaaattttgattcttatgggaaaacaaaacataccTCTGGATGGACATGAGGCTGATGAACTTCCTGAAGGTCTCTTTACTCCTGATAACTTTCAAGCACTGCTGGAGTGCCGAATAAATTCCGGCGAAGAGGTTCTCAGAAAGCGCTTTGAGACAACAGCGGTTAACACATTGTTCTGTTCAAAAACACAGCAGAAACAGATGCTAGAGATATGTGAGAGCTGCATTCGGGAAGAAACTCTCAGGGAAGTGAGAGACTCACACTTCTTTTCAATTATCACTGATGATGTGGTAGACATAGCAGGGGAAGAGCACCTGCCTGTGTTGGTGAGGTTTGTGGATGAATCTCATAATCTGAGAGAGGAATTTGTGGGCTTCCTCCCTTATGAAGCAGATGCAGAAATTTTGGCTGTGAAATTTCACACTACAATAACTGAGAAATGGGGACTAAACATGGAATACTGTCGTGGACAGGCGTACATTGTGTCCAGTggattttcttccaaaatgaaagTTGTTGCTTCCAGATTTCTAGAGAAATACCCTCAAGCTGTCTACACACTCTGCTCTTCCTGTGCCTTAAATATGTGGTTAGCAAAATCGGTGCCTGTTATGGGAGTATCTGTTGCATTGGGAAcaattgaggaagtttcttcttttttccatcGGTCACCGCAACTACTTTTAGAACTTGATAATGTAATTTCTGTCCTTTTTCAGAGCAATGAAGAAAGGGGTAATGAACTGAAGGAAATTTGCCATTCTCAGTGGACAGGCAGGCATGatgcttttgaaattttagtGGAACTCCTGCAAGTGCTTGTTTTATGTTTAGATGGTATAAATAGTGACACAAATATTAGGTGGAATAACTGTATAGCTGGCCGAGCGTTTGTACTCTGTAGTGCCAtaacagatttttatttcattgttaccATTGTTGTTCTTAAGAACGTCCTATCTTTTACAAGAGCCTTTGGGAAAAATCTCCAGGGGCAAACCTCTGATGTCTTCCTTGCAGCTAGCAGCTTGACTGCAGTGCTGCATTCACTAAATGAAGTGATGGAAAATATTGAAGTTTATCATGAATTTTGGTTTGAGGAAGCCACAAATTTGGCAACCAAACTTGATATTCACATGAAACTCCCTGGTAAATTCCGCAGAGCTCAGCAAGCTAACTTGGAATCTCAGTTAACCTCGGAGAGTTACTATAAGGAAACCCTAAGTGCTCCAACAGTGGAGCACATTATTCAGGAACTTAAAGATATATTTTCAGAACAGCACCTCAGAGCTCTTAAATGTTTATCTCTGGTACCCTCTGTCATGGGACAGCTCAAATTCAATACGTCAGAGGAACACCATGCTGACATGTACAGAAGTGACTTACCCAATCCTGACACACTCTCAGCCGAGCTTCATTGTTGGAGAATCAAGTGGAAACACAGAGGAAAAGATATAGAGCTTCCATCTACCATTTATGAAGCCCTCCATCTACCTGACATCAAGTTTTTTCCTAATGTTTATGCTTTGTTGAAGGTCTTACGTATTCTTCCTGTGATGAAGGTTGAGAATGAACGCTATGAAAATGGACGAAAGCATCTCAAAGCATACCTGAGAAACACTTTGACAGACCAAAGGTCAAGTAACTTGGCTTTGCTtaacataaattttgatataaaacATGATTTGGATTTGATGGTGGACACATATATCAAACTCTATACAACTAAGTCAGAGCTTCCTACAAGTAATTCAGACACCattgaaaatacttaa